GCTCCTGCGGCGGCAGCTGCCCCCGCGACGATGACCGGTTCAGTCCCCCGCCGCCCGCCATCGCcatccaccgcccgccgccgcccactcGCTCTCGCGCTCGCCCGCCCCTCTCTGGCTCCGGTCTCCTCACTGTAGGCCGGACTCGGGCAGGGGGGCAGTGGAGTATGGGAGCTGTGACTCAAGCCGGAAAGCGTATTACATGTTTTACGTAAACCGAAATTTCGTTGCTGCACAAACTATCTGCCgtgttattttttcttttattgAAAAGGCGTTTGCCTGGCTTTAGCGAACTGAAACCTTAGGCAACTCTAAGGCGGTTCATCAAATCACCTCCTAAATCATTGGATTTGACATTTCGGATATTTTTTGTCATCCAACGCTGGCCATCAAATTTATCTGAACCGGTTCGAATGTTCAAATCCCACAATCTGGAACCAAACATAAGGGTGATTTGTTGGCGTCCGGATATCCGCACAGTACGAGTATCCACACTCGCACCAGTGCCCGTACTAGGTGATTCTGCAACGAGGATATGTGATTCTCATCAATTTCAACCTTGTTTGTTCCTAAGGGGTCCTTGGACCTTAGGGGAGGTATTGCGAGAGAATGGGGCTCGCCTAGAGCCCTTGGATCAAAGGGGGGAAGCATGCATATccatggaggatgcatgagcaGACCGGCTATTTAGACACCTTCAACCCTAGGCATCGACGATCATCCATCCAATCCATCCACAAATCCACACAGTTGTAGGAAGGTTGCACCCTCTCATCTAGAGGGATGGCTCTCCCTCAAGAGCTTCATCTCCAACACCAACACCACAACACCCACGCAAGAGGAACACAAGGAGGCACCGCCACCATCAATGGGCACTGGCCCTAGGTCGTGTGCGCGGACACCATCTTCGTCTCCCTCCTTGCTACAGTATTTTGTAAGATTTGAACATGGTGATGACATCAATGAGTCATTCCTCTTTGTGTTAGTATTCATATTTGTCTCCCTCACATCACGAAATCCATGTGACTTTCACGAGCTAGTCGAAGAGCAAAAACGAAAAATGATTTTGCAAGTGAGGCTTACATGGTGTGAAAAAATCTGAATAGCCGCGTGTCATGGACGCTGGCAGTTGCCAATTTTCCTCAGCTCGCAATGGTCTTCTTCACATGATCTCCCTCACCGCCATTGGTCGACATCCATGTGACTGGCGACAATGATGGGCTTGGGCTGATCCGGTGTACCTCCGCAACGGTGAGTAACCATCTATCTGACAAAATGATGTACTTCCTATGAACAATAAAGTCaagaaaaatgaaacaaaaacttcaaaaaatctgattttttttagcATGCAAGATACTCGGGTGCGCTAGGTGTGTGCAATTTTTTCCTTGTGATAAGACATTTGAAGACCTGTTTTTTTTTTCTACGAGCTCCTCAAATGTTTTATGCAAGAGGTGTGCAAATCACACTATTGCTGAGAATTACACTATTATAGTCTCATTCTTTTTATATTCTGAAACACTAATTTCTGTGCAATTTTTTGTCGTTGTTTGTTTtaatttcttttttttattttttcctcttTTAGGTAATAATATCAATGCCCTTAATTCATCCTATGTAAAACAAAATCTGTTTTTGCTATATTTTTGCATTTTTTAGTTTATATTTTTGTTTATGCAAAGAAATAAAAAAGTGACTGGCCGGTTAAAAAATTTCAGTCGCATGTCCAACTGAGGCTCCCTAATTTTCTTTTACAAAGCACTTTGCGTACAAATAGCATTGCCATCTTCTTTCCTTACTAATAATGAAAAAGCATTGTCATATTCTGATGTTACTGTTAAAGATAAGATCATCTGCAGCGAAACTCCCAAAATCGACCTGTCCGTGAGGGACACCTGATGAAATTTCTCAACcatggaaaaaataaaaaggaaggtGAAACCCTCGGTACTTATCCGTTCCAGATTGCATAAGTGCGGCGTTTCTGATCAGCCGAGCAAGAGACAAGGGCTGTTCACGTGATCATGGACCCATGACACGCCATTATAGCAACCTTCCAACCTGAAAACAGACGATCACTGTCTGCCACTCCCCAGCCTCCATGTATTTAAACCCATGCATTAGCCGTGAGAGAAACCGAATTGAACTGAAAGAGAGTGAGCCTAGTGAGTGAGCACAAACATGTCTGCCTCTGTCATGGCGTCTTTGGTTCTGCTGAAACCATCTCCCTCTCCACTGTTAGGACGAGCGAAGCTCCGGGGTGTGCGACCATCGGCGAGGCCATCGCTGCTCATAGTAGCCAGCAAGAAGGCGAAGAAGGTCCAGACTGCCCAACCCTACGGTGGGTATATACATGCCGTAATGTTCAGAGTTGAGAGCTACAAGCATAAATTTTACCTTCGCATGAACTTATGTGTGTCAACTTGTAGGGCCTGGTGGTGGAGTGGTGTTCAAGGAAGGCGTCGATGCGTCCGGAAGGGCGGCCAAGGTCAGTCTATGGACCTGGGTGTACTTTTTGTTACTTCTGATGTTATCATTTGTACTATCATTGATAGTTGATGAAATTTTCACTGTTGTGCATCGCTTAATAATTCTCCAATTTTACCAGGGGAAGGGTGTTTACCAGTTTGCCGACAAGTATGGAGCAAACGTTGATGGGTACAGGTAAAAACACGCGAACCCAAACCCACAGTTTCTGTCAGTAAAAACAAATGTCTACATAATTCAGAGATGATGCATGGAGTTCAGCTCTCATGACATCTTATTCGGTTCTTACTACGTTGCAGCCCGATATATACACCAGAAGAATGGTCTCCAAGTGGTGACGTTTATGTTGGAGGTACGCGCAGACCGACTGGCATCTCGAAACAAATAAGTTTACACTGCACGACGTTTCTTTAAACGTATCATAAAATGTTTACTGTATCCCAAATTCAGTAAATTTGACATTTTAGTTTCCTGGTGACTTATACAGGAAAGACAGGGCTGTTTCTCTGGGCAGTCACTCTTTCTGGAATTCTGTTGGGTGGTGCTCTTCTTGTCTACAATACTAGTGCCTTGGCTTCTTGAAGCCTGTGCGGCATACCAAAATATGCACCAGCGATGTGTATTGTACGGGTTACAACCGTAACGACATATGTAACTGAATGTAAATACCAGTACCCGCAGTCAATAATACCGACAATTAATTACTAATGTTCTCCTGTAAGCAGCATGGTGCAAGCATGATTAAGTTTTCAGTGCAAGCGCATGAGCTCTCTCGCAAATGTCATCAAGTTCTACAATGGCACTTGAATGTTCACAGAGTTTAATTCTGCAAGTAAAGATGAAgataaagaacatggtgctatcACCTAAGTTACTAGGGCATCTCTACGCAGCGATTCGGCTCCTGAGCTCATCTTCTCCCAAGAATTAACAGTCAATTcaaaaaaatatcaatttttttGGCATGGAACATGATCGAGTGCGTGATGTCGGTGTCAAATTCGGTGGTGTATGGACCTTTGAGTAGGTCTCGGCAGAAAAAAATGGGGGTTTGTGAGAAAGTTCATTGTTCAGGCATTGTTTGGACcgattttgtttatttatttatttttgccacgGGCTCCTTAGATGTCCCAATACAAGTAAATTTGCCCGGACATAACGTATTTGAGTGTCTTGGTTGACAAAAAAATACAgttttttccaaaattttctagtttttttaatttactgttcatactcgggagcagatgagcctgggcTCAAATGAATATTCTCAAACCATCCGTAAACGTATGAACTACACTGTTCGGACACTTTGTGCCCTCCAATACCATGCATCAAACGTCCACGGACCGGTCTGCACGTCCGAATTCCCGGAAACGGGAAGCAAAGTTGGGGGAAGTTGTGGGAGTCAGGACAACCGCCACGTAGGCGCTCGAcaccccaaacctaccccaaaccGATGCGGAGCCCACATGTTTGGACAATTCCACACTTTTTCCGTGTGAAAGCCACCCTTTCCATGTTGTCTTCACTCCGATCGCCGCCGCCACCCATCCCAGTCCCCACCCGTTTCGCCGTCCATCGTCGCGAtggagccagaggaggaggcgaCGAATATGTTTCCAAAGGCGAAGGACCCATCGGTGGTGGCCGCTCGCAAGGTCAACATAGCGGCTCGGCGCCGCAAACAGAGGAAGAGGGAGGAGGCTTTGGCGGTGGCCGCTCTCCGAGTGCCTCCCCGGTAAAGTGTGTGAATCTGCAGATGTCAGTCATGCAAATGCAGGCGCCTTGCGTCGGGGTTAAATCCAGAAGATTGTATGTCTATGAATATGAATCTCGGAACTAAAAAAACCCCGGCTTATATAGGAACCGGGGGCACTAAAAAAACCTCAGCTTATATAGGAACCGGGGGCACCTAGGgtttacatgaggtcggttacatctAGGGATAAGcatgctgaaagcacaagtgctccctgggtgattttggtaattaatgtcaacatatcttttgttggactaatacctttacctagtacgtttcagataagttcaacaatggagtggcatggactagaggatgtggaacccctttaagacgctaaggacaaaggattggctcaagctcaaagcacaagactctattctttttattttagtgatctaagatcacattgagtctataggaaaagccaatactatcaagagggcatgaggtgttgcttaatgaggttcttgctcaaaatgcttagtgatatgctccaaagtcctcaactactttctcacatccacatatgacccaaaccaaaagtccaactcggccccatcgattctttctatccggcgccaccgagttcggtTGACAAAGCCACTGCCAGAAatcctagtcttttcggtctcaccgatagggatctcggtctcaccgagatgggattgtaatatctctgtatgtatccattaccaaaatcagtcccaccgagtttgtgtaatcggtcctaccgagattacaatgcaaactctctgttcctcttcgtaacgtttcggtccaatcgagatgagcgaatcggtcccaccgagtttgcctgaccaactctctggttagcttattaccaaaatcggtcccaccgagtttgagtaatcggtctcaccgagattatgttatgccctaaccctaaccatatcggtcccaccgagttgacatgtcggtgcCACCGAAagtcctaacggtcacattatgtgctaaatcggtccgaccgagtttcacgattcggtcccaccgagattggtaagttgtgtgtaatggttagattttgtgtggaggctatatatacccctccacccactcttcattggtgaagagagccatcagaacatgcctacacttccaacatacattttctgagagagaaccacctacacttgtgttgaggtcaagatattccattcctaccatatgaatcttgatctctagccttctccaagttgctttccactcaaatcttctttccaccaaatctaaatcctgtgagagagagttgagtgttggagagactatcatttgaagcacaagagcaaggagttcatcaacaacacaccatttgttacttcttggagagtggtgtctcctagattggctaggtgtcacttaggagcctccgacaagattgtggagttgaagcaaggagtttgtaagggcaaggagatcgcctactttgtgaagatctaccctagtgaggcaagtccttcgtgggcgacggccacggtgggatatgaaggaaatatgccctagaggcaataataaagttattatttatttccttatttcatgataaatgtttattattcatgctagaattgtattaaccggaaacatgatacatgtgtgaatacatagacaaattgagtgtcactagtatgcctctacttgactagctcattaatcaaagatggttatgtttcctagccatggataaagagttgtcatttgattaacgggatcacatcattagaagaatgaagtgattgacttgacccattccattagcttagcaatcgatcgtttagtatgttgccattgctttcttcatgacttatacatgttcctatgactatgagattatgcaactcccgtttaccggaggaacactttgtgtgctaccaaacgtcacaacgtaactgggtgattataaaggagctctacaggtgtctccaaaggtacatgttgggttggcgtatttcgagattaggatttgtcactctgattctcggggaggtatctctgggccctctcgataatgcacatcactataagccttgcaagcaatgtagctaatgagttagttacggaatgatgcattacataacgagtaaagagacttgtcggtaatgagattgaactaggcattgagataccgacgatcgaatctcgggcaagtaacataccaatgacaaagggaacaacgtatgttgttatgcggtttgaccgataaagatcttcgtagaatatgtgggagccaatatgggcatctaggtcccgctattggttattga
Above is a window of Triticum aestivum cultivar Chinese Spring chromosome 6B, IWGSC CS RefSeq v2.1, whole genome shotgun sequence DNA encoding:
- the LOC123139414 gene encoding photosystem II 10 kDa polypeptide, chloroplastic isoform X2, whose amino-acid sequence is MSASVMASLVLLKPSPSPLLGRAKLRGVRPSARPSLLIVASKKAKKVQTAQPYGPGGGVVFKEGVDASGRAAKGKGVYQFADKYGANVDGYSPIYTPEEWSPSGDVYVGGKTGLFLWAVTLSGILLGGALLVYNTSALAS
- the LOC123139414 gene encoding photosystem II 10 kDa polypeptide, chloroplastic isoform X1 → MSASVMASLVLLKPSPSPLLGRAKLRGVRPSARPSLLIVASKKAKKVQTAQPYGPGGGVVFKEGVDASGRAAKVSLWTWVYFLLLLMLSFVLSLIVDEIFTVVHRLIILQFYQGKGVYQFADKYGANVDGYSPIYTPEEWSPSGDVYVGGKTGLFLWAVTLSGILLGGALLVYNTSALAS